The following proteins are encoded in a genomic region of Mycolicibacterium rutilum:
- a CDS encoding DUF2469 domain-containing protein yields MSAEDLEKYETEMELSLYREYKDIVGQFSYVVETERRFYLANSVEVVPRNSDGEVYFELRLGDAWVWDMYRPARFVKQVRVITFKDVNIEEVEKPELRLPE; encoded by the coding sequence ATGAGTGCCGAAGATCTCGAGAAGTACGAAACCGAGATGGAGCTCTCGCTCTACCGCGAATACAAGGACATCGTCGGGCAGTTCAGCTACGTGGTGGAGACCGAACGACGGTTCTATCTCGCCAACAGCGTCGAGGTGGTGCCGCGCAACTCCGATGGCGAGGTCTACTTCGAACTGCGACTGGGCGACGCCTGGGTGTGGGACATGTACCGGCCCGCTCGCTTCGTCAAGCAGGTGCGCGTGATCACGTTCAAGGACGTGAACATCGAAGAGGTCGAAAAGCCCGAACTGCGCCTGCCCGAGTAA
- a CDS encoding MCE family protein, with the protein MLKYRGRHLIRAGIIGVVLVVLVIAVGLAPERLISWATAVRYQAQFADAGGLAPGNDVTISGIKVGSVSAVALEGRNAVVTLTVDGTVTLGSDTTAHVRTGTLLGERVVTLESKGEGALRPMDVIPVSRTASPYSLTEAVSDLTTNTAGTDTASLNQSLDTLSATLDEVAPQLGPTFDGLTNLSRAINDRDDTLGDLLAGGADVTRILSDRSEQVNTLLLNANDLVSVLNARRYAIVEMLAHTSALSQQLKGLIADNERELAPTLDKLNAVTAVLEKNRDNIAKALPGLAKFQITLGETIGNGPYYQAYIPNIAFGQLLQPWLDYAFGFRRGVNAGQPPDNAGPRAELPFPYNGIPMPHEQWGPPR; encoded by the coding sequence ATGCTGAAATACCGTGGCAGACACCTCATCCGGGCCGGGATCATCGGCGTGGTGCTGGTCGTGCTGGTGATCGCCGTCGGGCTCGCCCCCGAACGTCTGATCTCCTGGGCGACGGCGGTGCGGTACCAGGCGCAGTTCGCCGACGCCGGGGGACTCGCGCCCGGCAACGACGTGACGATCTCCGGCATCAAGGTCGGCAGCGTGTCCGCCGTCGCGTTGGAAGGCCGCAATGCCGTGGTGACGCTGACCGTCGACGGAACGGTCACGCTCGGCTCGGACACCACCGCCCACGTGCGGACCGGCACCCTTCTCGGGGAGCGCGTCGTGACCCTGGAGTCCAAGGGCGAGGGTGCGCTCCGGCCCATGGATGTGATCCCGGTGTCGCGCACGGCGTCTCCGTACTCGTTGACCGAGGCGGTCAGTGACCTCACGACCAACACCGCGGGCACCGACACCGCCTCGCTGAACCAATCCCTGGACACCCTGTCGGCCACCCTCGACGAGGTGGCCCCGCAGCTCGGCCCCACCTTCGACGGGCTGACGAACCTGTCCCGCGCGATCAACGACCGCGACGACACCCTGGGCGACCTGCTCGCCGGCGGCGCCGATGTCACCCGCATCCTGTCCGACCGCAGCGAGCAGGTGAACACTCTGCTCCTCAACGCCAACGACCTCGTCTCGGTGTTGAACGCCCGGCGCTACGCCATCGTCGAGATGCTGGCCCACACCTCGGCGCTGTCACAGCAATTGAAGGGTCTGATCGCAGACAACGAACGGGAACTGGCTCCCACGCTGGACAAACTCAACGCGGTCACCGCCGTGCTGGAGAAGAACCGCGACAACATCGCCAAGGCCCTTCCCGGGCTCGCGAAGTTTCAGATCACGCTCGGCGAGACGATCGGCAACGGCCCGTATTACCAGGCCTACATCCCGAACATCGCATTCGGACAGTTGCTGCAGCCGTGGCTGGATTACGCGTTCGGGTTCCGCCGCGGGGTCAACGCCGGACAGCCGCCCGACAATGCCGGGCCACGCGCCGAACTCCCGTTCCCGTACAACGGGATCCCGATGCCGCACGAACAGTGGGGGCCGCCGCGATGA
- a CDS encoding ribonuclease HII, giving the protein MPATWPPRTVIRKSSGLRTLESALYRSGLGPVAGVDEVGRGACAGPLVVAACVLGPNRLESLSALDDSKRLNEKERERLFPLIRRYALAYHVVFIPSTEVDRRGVHVANIEGMRRAVAGLSVRPGYVLSDGFRVPGLAVPSLPVVGGDAAAACIAAASVLAKVSRDRLMVKMEAEHPGYGFADHKGYSTPAHSAALAELGPCAQHRYSFINVRRVATAGGIKVVTELVDDGVPEQRGEVG; this is encoded by the coding sequence TTGCCGGCGACATGGCCGCCACGCACGGTGATCCGAAAATCCTCGGGGCTACGCACGCTGGAGTCTGCGCTGTACCGCAGCGGACTCGGACCGGTCGCCGGAGTCGACGAGGTGGGTCGCGGCGCGTGCGCGGGACCGCTCGTCGTGGCCGCGTGCGTGCTGGGCCCCAACCGGCTCGAGAGCCTGAGCGCCCTCGACGACTCCAAACGGCTCAACGAGAAGGAACGCGAGCGGCTGTTCCCGCTGATCCGGCGGTATGCCCTGGCCTACCACGTGGTGTTCATCCCGTCGACTGAGGTCGACCGGCGCGGGGTGCACGTCGCCAACATCGAGGGCATGCGCCGCGCGGTGGCCGGGCTGTCGGTGCGGCCCGGCTATGTGCTCTCCGATGGATTTCGGGTACCCGGATTGGCGGTACCCTCGCTCCCAGTGGTGGGCGGCGACGCCGCTGCGGCGTGCATTGCGGCGGCGAGCGTGCTGGCCAAGGTGAGCCGCGACCGGCTGATGGTCAAGATGGAGGCCGAACATCCGGGTTACGGATTTGCTGATCACAAGGGTTACAGCACGCCCGCGCACAGCGCGGCGCTGGCCGAGTTGGGGCCCTGCGCCCAGCACCGCTACTCGTTCATCAACGTGCGACGGGTCGCGACCGCCGGCGGCATCAAGGTGGTGACCGAACTGGTCGACGACGGTGTACCGGAGCAGCGCGGTGAAGTGGGGTAG
- a CDS encoding NAD(P)H-dependent amine dehydrogenase family protein, whose protein sequence is MTSPLRTVVWSTGGVGSIAIDAIRRRPDMVLVGVWVHSEEKVGKDAGELAGGDRLGIAATNDADALIALQPDCVVYAASGPERDAGAVPDYLRLLEAGINVVSTTSTSLVYPPAYYSPDWRDQMAQAAKSGDASFYASGIFPGFGSDQLALLLATQSKKIDCIKVTEVALNDHYPVADVMMNGMGFGHPLDFEPLLKTPGFIEMAWKAPIHLMAAGLGVEVSEVRGSLDRRLTDRDIEVAFGTIKAGTCGAVCTRAAGVVNGREAIVIEHIIRMARDVAPDWLASEFDATYRVDIEGDPDIHCAMNLGEAEGHGAGHAAMAATAMRVVNAIPYVVEAPAGLLSSLDMPNTLPRYAFD, encoded by the coding sequence GTGACATCACCACTGCGAACAGTGGTTTGGTCGACGGGGGGCGTCGGATCGATCGCCATCGACGCGATCCGGCGTAGGCCCGACATGGTACTCGTCGGCGTCTGGGTGCACTCCGAGGAGAAGGTCGGCAAGGACGCCGGGGAACTGGCCGGCGGGGACCGGCTCGGGATCGCCGCCACCAATGACGCCGATGCGCTGATCGCACTGCAACCCGACTGCGTCGTGTATGCGGCGAGCGGCCCGGAACGCGATGCGGGTGCTGTGCCGGATTATCTCCGCCTGCTCGAAGCGGGCATCAACGTCGTTTCCACCACGTCGACCTCCTTGGTCTACCCGCCGGCGTACTACTCGCCTGACTGGCGCGACCAGATGGCACAGGCGGCCAAGTCGGGCGACGCGTCGTTCTACGCGTCGGGCATCTTCCCCGGGTTCGGCTCCGACCAACTCGCGCTCCTGCTCGCGACGCAATCGAAGAAGATCGACTGCATCAAGGTCACCGAAGTTGCGCTCAATGACCACTACCCGGTCGCCGACGTGATGATGAACGGGATGGGTTTCGGTCACCCGCTCGACTTCGAACCGCTGCTGAAGACGCCTGGCTTCATCGAAATGGCCTGGAAGGCACCGATTCACCTGATGGCGGCGGGCCTGGGAGTCGAGGTGTCCGAGGTCCGCGGTTCGCTCGACCGGCGCCTCACCGATCGCGACATCGAGGTCGCATTCGGCACCATCAAGGCAGGCACCTGCGGGGCGGTGTGCACCCGGGCCGCCGGCGTGGTCAACGGGCGCGAGGCCATCGTGATCGAACACATCATCCGGATGGCGCGCGACGTGGCACCCGACTGGCTGGCGTCGGAGTTCGACGCGACCTACCGCGTCGACATCGAGGGCGATCCCGACATCCACTGCGCGATGAACCTCGGTGAGGCCGAAGGCCACGGCGCCGGGCACGCGGCGATGGCGGCGACCGCGATGCGCGTGGTCAACGCCATCCCGTACGTCGTCGAGGCCCCGGCCGGTCTGCTGAGCTCGCTGGACATGCCGAACACGCTGCCGCGGTACGCCTTCGACTGA
- a CDS encoding Rv2253/PknI dimerization domain-containing protein, with protein MIRALATAAVALVCAVGVATPARAQDEVAINGTFTVFSDGRFAETNDSRHDEYSVTQTWTVTSTCTTYQDCAGRVVSDQGWSGDLVYMSGRWKVTRTVPDWEPCIDGTAHPGKQSFMFWAVYPPEPGRYVGWDKTEGPSGACGFNKVLDVEMPLTVTRIN; from the coding sequence GTGATCCGCGCGCTGGCGACGGCCGCGGTGGCGCTGGTATGCGCGGTCGGCGTCGCGACGCCCGCGCGGGCGCAGGACGAGGTGGCGATCAACGGCACGTTCACGGTGTTCTCGGACGGTCGGTTCGCCGAGACCAACGACTCGCGCCACGACGAGTACAGCGTCACCCAGACGTGGACGGTCACCTCGACGTGCACCACGTATCAGGACTGCGCCGGACGCGTGGTCAGCGACCAGGGCTGGAGCGGCGACCTCGTCTACATGAGCGGTCGCTGGAAGGTCACCCGCACCGTCCCGGACTGGGAGCCCTGTATCGACGGCACCGCCCACCCGGGCAAGCAGTCGTTCATGTTCTGGGCCGTCTACCCACCCGAACCAGGCCGCTACGTCGGATGGGACAAGACCGAAGGCCCGAGTGGCGCATGCGGATTCAACAAGGTGCTCGACGTCGAGATGCCGCTGACGGTGACCCGGATCAACTGA
- a CDS encoding MCE family protein, translated as MLPRLIRIQLVIFTIASIVGVLAMVFAYMQVPTLLGVGKITVTLELPASGGLYRFANVTYRGVQVGKVTGMDVSRTKATATLRLDTSPKIPADLVAEVRSVSAVGEQYVELLPRTDQPPYLQDGSVIPMADTTIPQPVSPMLEQMNTLIGSIPTGQLNALIDDSYTAFGGAGYDMGSLIDSSSTLLGDLNRDAARSATLAEDSVPLLDAQAQTTDALRQWARSLTGITGQVVADDPQIRTLLTQGPPAADEAAALFEQVKPTLPVLLANMTTFGQVAVTYRPSLEQVLVLLPSFVANVQSNAPENNPTGIPLGDFRVQMTDPNPCTVGFLPPSAWRSPADLTTIDTPDGVYCKLPQDSPIVVRGARNAPCMGVPGKRAPTVEQCYSDQPYKPLAMRQHSLGAYPIDPNLIAQGVPPDGRVTADENLFAPVEGTALPPPAEGAAPDPSVAIAHYDPQSGQYATPDGNVGRQTDLVEPPRTWQDLLFPGGAP; from the coding sequence ATGTTGCCAAGGCTGATCCGGATCCAGTTGGTGATCTTCACGATCGCGTCGATCGTCGGTGTGCTGGCGATGGTGTTCGCCTATATGCAGGTGCCCACACTGCTGGGCGTCGGAAAGATCACCGTGACCCTCGAGCTGCCCGCCTCCGGCGGCCTCTACCGGTTCGCGAACGTCACCTACCGCGGTGTGCAGGTCGGCAAGGTGACCGGCATGGACGTGTCACGCACGAAGGCCACCGCGACGCTGCGGCTCGACACCTCACCGAAGATCCCCGCCGACCTGGTTGCGGAGGTGCGTAGCGTCTCGGCGGTCGGCGAACAATACGTCGAACTGCTCCCGCGCACCGACCAGCCGCCTTACCTTCAGGACGGGTCGGTGATCCCGATGGCCGACACCACGATCCCGCAACCGGTCAGCCCGATGCTCGAACAGATGAACACACTGATCGGGAGCATCCCCACGGGTCAGCTGAACGCGCTGATCGACGACTCGTACACGGCGTTCGGCGGCGCCGGTTATGACATGGGATCCCTGATTGACTCGTCGTCAACGCTTTTGGGCGACCTCAACCGTGATGCCGCCCGCTCCGCCACGCTGGCCGAGGACTCCGTGCCCCTTCTCGATGCGCAGGCGCAGACCACCGATGCTCTGCGCCAGTGGGCGCGCAGCCTCACCGGTATCACCGGACAGGTGGTGGCCGACGACCCGCAGATCCGCACTCTGCTGACCCAGGGGCCGCCGGCCGCTGACGAGGCTGCTGCGCTGTTCGAGCAGGTCAAACCGACGCTGCCGGTGCTGCTGGCGAACATGACCACCTTCGGTCAAGTGGCGGTGACCTACCGGCCGTCGCTCGAACAGGTGCTCGTGCTGCTGCCGTCGTTTGTGGCCAACGTGCAGTCCAACGCGCCTGAGAACAATCCGACCGGAATTCCGCTCGGCGACTTCAGAGTTCAGATGACCGATCCGAACCCGTGCACGGTCGGCTTCCTCCCGCCCTCGGCGTGGCGCAGTCCCGCAGACCTCACCACCATCGACACCCCGGACGGCGTCTACTGCAAACTTCCGCAGGACTCACCGATCGTGGTGCGCGGCGCGCGCAACGCGCCGTGCATGGGGGTTCCCGGCAAGCGCGCCCCGACCGTCGAACAGTGCTACAGCGATCAGCCCTATAAGCCTCTGGCGATGCGTCAGCATTCGTTGGGCGCGTACCCGATCGACCCCAACCTGATCGCACAGGGCGTGCCGCCGGACGGCCGAGTCACCGCCGACGAGAACCTGTTCGCACCCGTGGAGGGAACCGCGCTTCCTCCGCCGGCGGAGGGGGCAGCACCCGATCCGTCGGTTGCCATCGCGCACTACGACCCGCAGAGCGGCCAGTACGCGACGCCGGACGGGAACGTCGGCAGACAAACCGACCTCGTCGAGCCGCCGCGGACATGGCAGGATCTCTTATTCCCCGGAGGCGCACCGTGA
- the lepB gene encoding signal peptidase I: MTGPSEPDESSAQPAVEDGDASPADKPEKKGGALREFAILISIALVLYYVMLTFVARPYLIPSESMEPTLHGCAGCTGDRIMVDKLTYRFTSPEPGDVVVFKGPPNWNLNYRSIRSDNTAIRWVQNALSFVGFIPPDENDLVKRIIAVGGQTVECRATTGLTVDGKRLDEPYLDPNTMRADPAIYPCLGNEFGPVKVPEGRVWVMGDNRTHSADSRAHCTNTPADAQKGLICTGDPMAGTVPVDNVIGKARFIAWPPARWGGVGSVNPQT, from the coding sequence GTGACCGGTCCCAGCGAGCCCGACGAGTCATCAGCCCAACCCGCAGTCGAGGACGGCGACGCGAGTCCCGCCGACAAACCCGAGAAAAAGGGTGGTGCACTGCGGGAGTTCGCGATCCTCATCTCGATCGCGTTGGTCCTGTACTACGTCATGCTGACGTTCGTCGCGCGGCCCTATCTCATTCCGTCGGAGTCGATGGAGCCCACGCTGCACGGCTGCGCGGGCTGCACGGGCGACCGCATCATGGTCGACAAGCTCACCTACCGGTTCACCTCGCCGGAACCCGGCGACGTCGTCGTGTTCAAGGGCCCGCCCAACTGGAACCTCAACTACCGGTCGATCCGCTCGGACAACACCGCCATCCGATGGGTGCAGAACGCGCTGTCGTTCGTCGGTTTCATCCCGCCCGACGAGAACGATCTCGTCAAACGCATCATCGCCGTCGGCGGCCAGACCGTGGAGTGCCGCGCGACCACCGGACTCACCGTGGACGGGAAACGCCTCGACGAGCCCTACCTCGACCCGAACACCATGCGCGCCGACCCCGCGATCTACCCGTGCCTGGGTAATGAATTCGGGCCGGTGAAGGTCCCCGAGGGCAGGGTCTGGGTGATGGGTGACAACCGGACACACTCGGCCGACTCGCGCGCACACTGCACGAACACGCCCGCCGATGCCCAGAAGGGGTTGATCTGTACGGGGGACCCGATGGCGGGCACGGTGCCGGTGGACAATGTGATCGGAAAGGCGCGGTTCATCGCCTGGCCGCCGGCGCGCTGGGGCGGAGTCGGCAGCGTGAACCCGCAGACGTGA
- a CDS encoding MCE family protein: MTRHLLRPLVGLFAIVSVVALFVLSANLFRGGFAKTVPVTVISQRAGLVMNADAKVQIRGVQVGRVSDIEALPTGEAAIHLAIDPAMLDAVPANALVDIASPTVFGAKQVQFVFPDDPATESLRAGQVIEAQHVMVEVNTVFEQLTSVLSSVEPAKLNATLGAIASAMSGRGHKFGQMLTDLDAYLATLEPSLPALSADLHAAPDVLRGYADAATDFVAVADNAARISDTVVDQEQNLDAALVSVIGLADVGNDVIGTNRQPLTDVLHLLVPTTELTDQYNQALWCALSGMVELSHRPPLKEPGVTVLAGFLWAQERYRYPLDLPKAGATGGPQCTGLPKMPFEGVAPYVVADTGTNPWRRTYPGIILNADIIKQIMFPDTETAGPPRNTAQIGQPG, translated from the coding sequence GTGACACGGCATCTGCTGCGCCCGCTCGTCGGCTTGTTCGCCATCGTGTCGGTCGTGGCGTTGTTTGTGTTGTCCGCGAACCTGTTCCGCGGCGGCTTCGCGAAAACCGTCCCGGTCACCGTCATCTCGCAGCGCGCGGGGTTGGTGATGAACGCCGACGCGAAGGTCCAGATCCGCGGAGTCCAGGTCGGGCGTGTCTCGGACATCGAGGCGCTGCCCACCGGCGAGGCGGCCATCCACTTGGCCATCGATCCCGCCATGCTCGACGCCGTCCCCGCCAACGCGCTGGTCGACATCGCGTCGCCGACGGTATTCGGTGCCAAACAAGTGCAATTCGTGTTCCCCGACGACCCCGCGACGGAATCGCTGCGTGCCGGCCAGGTGATCGAAGCCCAGCACGTCATGGTCGAGGTGAACACGGTCTTCGAACAATTGACGTCGGTGCTCTCCAGCGTCGAGCCGGCGAAGCTCAACGCCACGCTCGGTGCCATCGCGTCGGCGATGTCGGGGCGCGGTCACAAGTTCGGTCAGATGCTCACCGATCTCGACGCCTACCTGGCGACGTTGGAACCGAGCCTGCCCGCGCTGTCGGCAGATCTGCACGCCGCACCGGACGTGCTGCGGGGATATGCCGATGCGGCAACTGATTTCGTGGCTGTCGCCGACAATGCAGCACGTATCAGCGACACCGTGGTCGATCAGGAGCAGAACCTCGACGCCGCACTGGTCAGTGTCATCGGCCTGGCCGACGTGGGCAACGACGTCATCGGCACGAATCGTCAACCGCTCACTGACGTTCTCCATCTGCTGGTGCCCACCACCGAGTTGACCGACCAGTACAACCAGGCGCTCTGGTGCGCGCTCTCGGGCATGGTGGAACTGTCGCACCGACCGCCGTTGAAGGAACCCGGCGTCACGGTGCTGGCCGGCTTCCTGTGGGCACAGGAGCGGTACCGCTATCCGCTGGATCTGCCGAAAGCCGGTGCGACAGGCGGCCCCCAGTGCACCGGTCTGCCGAAGATGCCCTTCGAAGGCGTCGCGCCCTACGTCGTCGCCGACACCGGCACCAACCCGTGGCGGCGCACCTATCCGGGCATCATCCTCAACGCCGACATCATCAAGCAGATCATGTTCCCCGACACCGAAACTGCCGGGCCGCCCCGCAACACCGCGCAGATCGGACAACCCGGATGA
- a CDS encoding MCE family protein: protein MSTIGKRVLAVALVAILLGGAVVLVRQTVLRPTVITAQFATATAIYPGDEVRIAGVKVGTIESIRPVGTQAEMRLAVQRGIRVPADAKAVIVAQNLVSARYVQLTPAYESGPVMADGAVIPLDRTAIPVEWNEVKEQLMRLATDLGPAGGMSTGSVGRFIDSAATALDGNGGKLRETMAQLSGVGRILADGSGNIVDTIAHLQTFVTALRDSNTQIVQFQDRFATLTSVVDDSRSDLDAALTNLSEVVGETTRFIRGTRDKTAEQIQRLTNVTQTLAENRMALENVLHIAPHSIANAVNMFDPRTGAASGVFVLNNMSNPVWFICGMIGALENVTAPTTGKLCAQYLGPGLRTANFNNLPFPFSLFLSSNPPSYMLRYTEPELMPGAVGPTREPEPPPAVSAYTGAGDVPPPPGWAPPTLPGMLLPAEQPHGEGTPS from the coding sequence ATGAGCACGATCGGAAAGCGGGTTCTCGCCGTCGCATTGGTCGCCATCCTGCTCGGCGGTGCCGTGGTGCTCGTCCGGCAGACGGTGCTGCGGCCGACCGTGATCACCGCGCAGTTCGCCACCGCCACCGCGATATATCCCGGGGACGAGGTGCGCATCGCCGGGGTCAAGGTCGGCACCATCGAGTCGATCCGTCCGGTCGGTACACAGGCGGAAATGAGGTTGGCCGTCCAGCGCGGCATCCGCGTGCCCGCCGACGCCAAGGCGGTGATCGTCGCGCAGAACCTGGTGTCCGCCCGGTATGTGCAACTCACTCCCGCGTACGAGTCGGGTCCGGTGATGGCCGACGGGGCGGTGATCCCGCTGGACCGCACCGCGATCCCGGTCGAGTGGAACGAGGTCAAGGAACAGTTGATGCGCCTGGCGACCGACCTCGGGCCGGCCGGCGGGATGTCCACCGGATCGGTCGGCCGATTCATCGACAGCGCGGCGACCGCGTTGGACGGGAACGGTGGCAAGCTGCGCGAAACGATGGCGCAATTGTCCGGCGTCGGCAGGATTCTCGCCGACGGCAGCGGCAACATCGTCGATACGATCGCCCACCTGCAGACCTTCGTCACCGCCCTGCGGGACAGCAACACGCAGATCGTCCAGTTCCAGGACCGGTTTGCGACCCTGACCAGCGTGGTCGACGACAGCCGATCCGACCTCGACGCCGCGCTGACGAACCTGTCCGAGGTCGTCGGCGAGACCACCCGGTTCATCCGCGGCACCCGCGACAAGACCGCCGAACAGATCCAGCGGCTGACCAATGTCACGCAGACCCTCGCCGAGAACCGCATGGCGCTGGAGAACGTGCTGCACATCGCGCCGCACTCGATTGCCAACGCGGTCAACATGTTCGACCCCCGCACCGGTGCCGCCAGTGGCGTGTTCGTGCTCAACAACATGTCGAATCCGGTGTGGTTCATCTGCGGCATGATCGGGGCCCTGGAGAACGTCACCGCCCCGACCACCGGCAAGTTGTGCGCGCAGTACCTCGGCCCGGGCCTGCGCACGGCGAACTTCAACAATCTGCCGTTCCCGTTCAGCCTGTTCCTGTCGTCGAACCCGCCGTCGTACATGCTGCGCTACACCGAACCGGAACTGATGCCGGGAGCGGTCGGGCCCACGCGGGAACCGGAGCCGCCCCCCGCGGTTTCGGCCTACACCGGTGCGGGTGACGTGCCGCCGCCGCCGGGGTGGGCGCCGCCGACGCTGCCCGGGATGCTGTTGCCCGCCGAACAACCGCATGGTGAAGGGACACCATCATGA
- a CDS encoding MCE family protein — protein sequence MRRSLRPTLVKFGVFAAVMTMLTASLFFIFGQYQTGSTKGYSAVFADVSRLEAGQSVRVGGMRVGTVDSVKLQPDKTVVVHFDADPTVQMTTGTRAAVRYLNLVGDRYLELMEGPGGTPMPAGGQIPRDRTQSALDLDLLLGGLKPVIRGLNPEDVNALSASLIQIFQGQGGTLRSLLTNTSGFTSALAEHNQTIQALIDNLRTLLATLNREGEKFSGTIDKLETLVTELAAERDPIGTAIDALNDGTASVADLLSDARSPLADTVDELNRLAPNLDLQKDRIDTGLQKAPENYRKLIRTGAYGSFFNYYICELKWRVTDLQGRTAVFPWVRQENGRCSEP from the coding sequence ATGAGGCGCTCGCTGCGCCCGACGCTGGTGAAATTCGGTGTCTTCGCCGCGGTGATGACCATGTTGACGGCATCGCTGTTCTTCATCTTCGGGCAGTATCAGACCGGCAGCACGAAGGGCTACTCAGCGGTGTTCGCCGACGTGTCCCGGCTCGAGGCGGGGCAGTCGGTACGGGTGGGCGGTATGCGGGTGGGCACCGTCGACAGCGTCAAACTGCAGCCCGACAAGACCGTGGTCGTGCACTTCGATGCCGATCCCACCGTGCAGATGACGACGGGCACCAGGGCCGCGGTGCGCTATCTCAATCTGGTGGGCGACCGCTACCTGGAACTGATGGAAGGCCCCGGCGGTACGCCGATGCCGGCCGGCGGCCAGATCCCACGCGACCGCACCCAGTCGGCACTCGACCTGGATCTGCTGCTCGGCGGGCTCAAACCCGTTATCCGAGGCCTCAATCCGGAGGACGTCAACGCGCTGTCGGCGTCGCTGATCCAGATCTTCCAAGGGCAAGGGGGAACGCTGCGCTCACTGCTGACGAACACCTCCGGATTCACCTCCGCGCTCGCCGAGCACAACCAGACGATCCAGGCACTGATCGACAATCTGCGCACCCTGCTGGCGACACTCAACCGCGAAGGGGAGAAGTTCTCCGGCACCATCGACAAGCTCGAGACGCTCGTCACCGAGCTTGCGGCCGAACGGGATCCGATCGGCACGGCGATCGACGCGCTCAACGACGGCACCGCCTCGGTCGCCGACCTGCTCAGCGACGCGCGCTCACCGCTGGCGGACACCGTGGACGAGCTGAACCGGCTGGCGCCCAACCTCGACCTGCAGAAGGACCGGATCGACACCGGCCTGCAGAAGGCGCCGGAGAACTACCGCAAGTTGATCCGCACCGGAGCCTACGGCAGCTTCTTCAACTACTACATCTGCGAACTCAAGTGGCGGGTCACCGACCTTCAGGGCCGCACCGCGGTCTTCCCCTGGGTCCGGCAAGAGAACGGCAGGTGCAGCGAGCCCTGA
- a CDS encoding MCE family protein, with protein MIGRRMAAMSLSAVLTVTGCSLQGVNSLPLPGAVGRGSDAAVYHLELANIGTLESNSPVMIDDVVVGSVGAMTLHGWHIDLEVSVEPDVAVPANAVATVGQTSLLGSMHVALDPPPGEAPRGRLRPGATVGLEGTSTYPSTEQTLASLAAVVNGGGLGQIGDIIANFNAALSGRQGNVRDLITRLDTFVGTLYQQRDNIIATIGELNRFAQRLGDEQQVLTRALRKIPPALDVLVRERPRFSTALQRLGEFSGTLTGLINDTQADLVTNLQNLAPTLRALGDVGPEIDTALAWLPTFPMSQNLIDRGIRGDYMNLWVTVDLTNARIKRGLLLGTALGQDRASLVPAPGDPGYDAYYTKFPLGVGTSPPFGPIPNAAPAPWEPGGGG; from the coding sequence ATGATCGGCAGACGGATGGCGGCGATGAGCCTCAGTGCGGTGCTGACGGTCACCGGGTGTTCGCTTCAGGGTGTGAACTCGCTGCCGCTGCCCGGAGCGGTCGGGCGCGGCTCCGACGCGGCCGTCTACCACCTCGAACTCGCAAACATCGGCACACTCGAGTCGAACTCGCCGGTGATGATCGACGACGTCGTGGTCGGCAGTGTCGGTGCGATGACGTTGCACGGCTGGCACATCGACCTCGAGGTATCGGTCGAACCGGACGTCGCGGTGCCCGCCAACGCCGTCGCGACCGTCGGTCAGACCAGCCTGTTGGGATCCATGCACGTCGCGCTGGACCCACCGCCGGGGGAGGCGCCGCGCGGGCGGTTGCGCCCGGGCGCGACGGTCGGGCTGGAGGGGACCTCGACCTATCCGTCGACCGAACAGACGCTGGCCTCACTGGCGGCCGTCGTCAACGGCGGGGGGCTGGGCCAGATCGGCGACATCATCGCCAATTTCAACGCCGCGCTGTCGGGGCGGCAGGGCAACGTCCGCGACCTGATCACACGCCTCGACACCTTTGTGGGAACCTTGTATCAACAGCGCGACAACATCATCGCCACCATCGGCGAACTCAACCGGTTCGCACAGCGATTGGGTGACGAGCAACAGGTGCTGACCCGGGCGTTGCGCAAGATACCGCCGGCGCTCGACGTGCTGGTCAGGGAGCGGCCCAGGTTCAGCACCGCGCTGCAGCGGCTGGGGGAGTTCAGCGGAACGCTGACCGGCCTCATCAACGACACCCAGGCCGATCTGGTGACCAACCTGCAGAACCTGGCGCCGACGCTGCGTGCGTTGGGCGACGTCGGACCCGAGATCGACACCGCACTGGCCTGGTTGCCGACCTTCCCGATGTCGCAGAACCTGATCGACCGGGGCATCCGCGGCGACTACATGAATCTGTGGGTGACGGTCGACCTGACCAATGCCCGGATCAAACGGGGACTGCTGCTGGGCACGGCGCTCGGCCAGGACCGGGCGTCGCTGGTACCCGCGCCGGGCGACCCGGGATACGACGCGTACTACACGAAATTTCCGCTGGGCGTGGGTACCTCGCCTCCGTTCGGGCCGATTCCCAACGCGGCGCCCGCGCCGTGGGAGCCGGGGGGTGGGGGCTGA